Within Halobacterium jilantaiense, the genomic segment TCGACGTGCTCCGCGAGCGGCGCTTCCTCGTCAGTCTCCGGGGCGCTCATCCCCATGCCGCCGGTGCCCGCAGGCTCCGGTGCGGAGTCGGCCGTGATGACGCTGTCGTCCTCGCCCGGGGCGGCCGGCCGGTCTCCCTCGTGGGCGGCCGGCCCGTCCGACTGGTGGTCGTCGTCGGCGAGCAGCTCCGGGTCGGTCGCCGGGGACTCGCCCTCGGCGAGGTCCGGTGGCACCCCGTCGTCGGTGCCCCACTCCCAGCCGTCGCCGCTGTCGCCGTCGTCGGCGCGCTCGACGGCCGTGTCGAGGTCGTCCCAGTCGACCCGGTTCGGGGTGTCGTCGACCCGCTGTGCTGCTGGCGTCGGACCGGCCGACTCCTCGGCTGACGCGGCTGGCGCGTCGTCGCTCGACTCGTCGACGCGGCGGACGGCGGACTGGAGGCTCTCCCAGTCGGGGCGAGACGGGCGCTCGCCGGCGAGGTCGCGTCCGCCGTCCGATTCCTCGGCCATTCGTGTGGCTCTTGTCGACCGGTCCGTTATAGGCTTTCTTTTGCCAGTCGACGGGAAGATTGATAACTGCGAGGGAGGTACGCCGTCACAATGAGTAGCTCCGGCTCGGACGGCATCGTCGGCCCGGAGACGGCGCGCGCCATCGGCACTGGCCGGGAGTCGATCGGCGTCGTGCTCCGCGCTGCCCAGGAGCGCCTCCAGCACGTCTTCATCGCGTTCGTCGTCGGCTTGCTCGGCGGTATCTTCCTGATGCGGCTGTACATCTGGCCGCAACTCGAGGCAGATCTGCTGGCGGCCGAAGCGCAGGTCATCGCACAGACGCCGTTCGACGTCATCCTGATGCAGGTGAAAATCGGGCTGTTCGGCGGCGTCGCCGCGGCGGTTCCAGTTCTGCTCTACCACGCCCGGGAGCCGCTCCGGGACCGAGACATCATCCCCGACGTGACGGTCAAACGCTGGCACGCCGCCGTCGTCGGCCTGCTGTGCATCGGGCTCGCGACGCTCGGTATCCTGTACGCGTACTTCCTGTTCTTCCCGCTGATGTTCGACTTCCTCGCCGGGAACGCGGTCGGCGCGGGACTCGCGCCGAAGTACTCCATCGTGAAGTGGACGGAGTTCATCTTCTTCCTCGCGCTGTCGTTCGCGCTGGCCGCCCAGCTCCCCCTCCTGATGGGGGCGCTGTCGTACTCCGGGGTCGTCCCCTACGAGGTGTTCCGCGACAAGTGGAAGTACGCCGTCATGGGCATCTTCGCGTTCGGCGCGTTCTTCTCCCCGCCGGACCCGTTCACCCAGATTCTGTGGGCGACGCCGCTCATCCTCCTCTACGGCCTGAGCCTCTACATCTCGAAGATACTGGTGACGATGAAGCGCGGCCGCGAACACGTCGACGTCTCCGGGGTGTTCCGGGAGCGCTGGAACCGCATCCTCGGCGTCGGCGTGCTCGGGTTCGCGGGCGGCTACGCGGCCGGGATGTACGGTGCCGTCGGGGCGTTCAACGACGGACTGGCGTTCATCGGCTCCCAGGTACGGGTACCGACAGTCGCGGAGGCGCTGGGCGTGCCACCGGAGACCGGCTACCTGCTTCTCGGTGGCCTCGTCGCCGTCCTCGCACTGGTAGCTGCGGCGCTGTACTACGCGTACGTCGCCGTCGACCGCGCCGCCCGCGTGGTCGCCGAACGGAACCGCCGGCCCGACCCGGCGGCCATCGACCTCGACGAACTCGACGCCGCGGGCGTCCGCGGCGCGCCGCCGGAGGCGTTCGCGGCGCTGAGCGAGGACGAGGCGCTCGCGACGGCCCAGCGCGCGCTCGACGACGGCGACGACGAGAAAGCTCAGCTCGTCCTCGACCGCTTCGACGAAATCCAGGCGGCCGCCGAGGAGGCGGCCGAGGCCGAGGACGCGGACGAGGCAGCGGGCGACGACTCGAACCCCGTCCAGAGCACGGCGGCGGGCATGATGGACGCGTTCACCGACGAAGAGACCACGGAAGACGACATCGGCGGCTACTACTACGACATCCGGTTCGTGCTCTCCAGCCTGCGCTCGCGGGCGTTCCACATCGTCGGGACGTTCATGGTCGTCATGGTGGCGCTGTTCGGCTGGCTGTACTACGGCGGCTTCGGCGACCTCCGGGACGACTTCATCGCCCGCATCCCCGCCGAAGTCCAGCCGGAGGCCGCGGCCTGGCCGATCACCCTCCACCCGGTCGAGGCGCTGGTCTTCCAGGTGAAACTCTCCGTCGTCATCGCGGCTATCGCCGTCCTCCCGATGATCGTCTACTACCTCTGGCCGGCGCTCTCGGACCGCGGGGTCGTGACCGGCGACCGCCGCACCATCCTCGTCTGGGGCGGTAGCATCGTCGTCGCGCTCGCCGCCGGCAGCTACCTCGGGTACAGCTTCATCGCGCCCGAAGTCATCTCCTACCTCGTGTACGACGCGCTCCGGGAGGGGATGGTCATCAGTTACACCGTCAGCACGTTCGCGTGGCTCATCTTCCTACTGACGGTCGGTATCGGGCTGCTCGCTGACATCCCCGTGACGATGGTGCTGTTCCACGTCGGCGGCATCGTCTCCTTCGACACGATGCGGGCACGCTGGCGGGTGCCCGTCCTCGCCATCTTCGCCGCGTCCGCGCTGCTGACCCCGGACAGCCTCTACACGATGTTCGTCATCGCGCTCCCGATGGTCGCGATGTACCTCGTGGGGCTCGGGCTGCTGTACCTCGTCACGCTCGGCGGCCGGCGAGGCGGGTCGGGCCGGGCCGTCGGGGAGTGACTGCCGGACTGCCGTCGATTCGCTCGACCCACTCTCTCTCCAGAATAGTCGCGTCGTGTGGGTTCCTGTCGTCTCTGAGGGGTCCTCGTCTCGCCTCCGGTGCAGCAGATGTGAACTCGGCCGCTGTCAGTCGTCGCCCGGGCCCTGCTTGCCGTCGACGCTGTGTTCGTCGGGCGCGTCCTCGAACTTCGAATTGAAGTACGTCCTGTTGGTCGCCTCGACGTAGACGGCGACGAACTTCGTGTCCTTCCCACTAATCGCGTGCTTGAGGGTCTCCGAGTGACCGACTTCGACGGTGTCGCGGTCGAAACCGCCCTTCGACTTGACCCAGTACGTGACGTTCAACGCTTCCTGATTCCAGCCGTCGAAGTGGACGTTCCCCCAGCCGTCGAACCGGACGTCGCTGTCGCGGGATTCCATGTCCTCGCACGTCACGTCGAAGGTCCGCGTCGCCGTGTCGCCGGAAATCTCCGCCGTGACGCCTTCGGCCTCGACGGTCACGGAGACGGTGAGCGTCGCCGACCCGCCCGGCTGGCAGTCGACGTCCGCGCGGACCTTACTCGTCTGGCCTGTGCCGACGAACGGCTCTGAAACATTGTTCACCTCGACCGCGTCATCATTGGTCCCCACGGTGACGTCCGTGACATTCGCGTCGCTCGCCAGCTGGTTCTCTACGGCCACGAGGGTGAATCGGCCGTCTTCAACCTTCTCGAGGTCCTCCGTATGGTAGCCGACGAGGGCGTTGTCGTCGTCGGCGACTGCGACGCTGACACCGCGGTCGGCGGCCACCGAACTGAACCCCATCGAGCCGAACACGAGGCCGGCGCTCGCGACGACCAGCAGCGCGACGCTCGCGGCTCTGAGTTTACGCATTGTCGAGCTCCGCGGGCGCGGGGCCGCGTCCAAGCGCCGTCTGCCGGGCGTAGTACCGGTGGACGACGGCCGAGACGGCGAACGCTGCGACGGCGGCCACCCCCCACGCGAGGTCCGGAAGCATCGCGAACGGCCACGCGTCCAGCGCGACCGCGCCGAGCAGCGTCGCCGCGACGGCGGAGAGTCCGAGGTAGTACTCGCTCCACGGAATCTCTCGCCCCTTCACGACGTCCATGTAGACGCGGACGTCGTCGATGGCTGGCGTCGGCTCTACGACCCCCCTGTTCTTGTCGAACGATACGACTCCCGCGTCGTCCATCTTCGGCAGGTGGGACTGCTGGAGTGCGGTGTAGACGCGCTTGCGCTCGTCGTAGGAGACGTCGGCCACGTCCTCGCCGTACTCCCACGCGGCGACCTGCTCGGCGACGTCGCCGAGTTCGACGGCTTCGTCTCTCCCCTTGAGCATGTGGAGCGCGTACCGGCGGCGTCGGCTGGACAGCACGTCGAAGACCTCGTCTTCCGTCGGCTCCGACGGCTCCGGCGACTCCGCCACGTCCCCCCGCTGACGTGTGGATGACACAACAATCCGACAACCAGTTGCACGGCTAATAAATGTTGGCTACCTTTTATTTCTCGCTGACTGGTTACGCATCTGCTGTAATCGGCGCGATACGATGCGGCTGCCGAACGAGATGACGCGAGACAGCGTCTCAAGCTGGTGGTTTTTCCACCCGCCATCGGTGACGGTTCGGCGCACCTCCGCCTAGATTAAGCGGTCGTTCAGGCGTGTCGTTCGCTCGGAACCGTGTCCGACCCCTGCGGTCAGAGCGCTCCATCCGGTTTCGCTCCGACCGATAACCGCGCCTTTCGCCGCGCCGCCGATTCTCAGTCCGTGCGTGAATCTGTCTCTGGTGTGTCAATACTACCTACCAAGGGGATGATGGGTCGAGTGAGCGCTTCCGGGGCGTGCGGTGCCCGCGGGAGTGCAGCAACGAGGTATCCACAACAATGCAACGTCGCAAGTTCATCGCAGGACTCGGATCGCTCGCTGCCGCCGGGGCAGCAGG encodes:
- the tatC gene encoding Sec-independent protein translocase TatC, which produces MSSSGSDGIVGPETARAIGTGRESIGVVLRAAQERLQHVFIAFVVGLLGGIFLMRLYIWPQLEADLLAAEAQVIAQTPFDVILMQVKIGLFGGVAAAVPVLLYHAREPLRDRDIIPDVTVKRWHAAVVGLLCIGLATLGILYAYFLFFPLMFDFLAGNAVGAGLAPKYSIVKWTEFIFFLALSFALAAQLPLLMGALSYSGVVPYEVFRDKWKYAVMGIFAFGAFFSPPDPFTQILWATPLILLYGLSLYISKILVTMKRGREHVDVSGVFRERWNRILGVGVLGFAGGYAAGMYGAVGAFNDGLAFIGSQVRVPTVAEALGVPPETGYLLLGGLVAVLALVAAALYYAYVAVDRAARVVAERNRRPDPAAIDLDELDAAGVRGAPPEAFAALSEDEALATAQRALDDGDDEKAQLVLDRFDEIQAAAEEAAEAEDADEAAGDDSNPVQSTAAGMMDAFTDEETTEDDIGGYYYDIRFVLSSLRSRAFHIVGTFMVVMVALFGWLYYGGFGDLRDDFIARIPAEVQPEAAAWPITLHPVEALVFQVKLSVVIAAIAVLPMIVYYLWPALSDRGVVTGDRRTILVWGGSIVVALAAGSYLGYSFIAPEVISYLVYDALREGMVISYTVSTFAWLIFLLTVGIGLLADIPVTMVLFHVGGIVSFDTMRARWRVPVLAIFAASALLTPDSLYTMFVIALPMVAMYLVGLGLLYLVTLGGRRGGSGRAVGE
- a CDS encoding DUF7344 domain-containing protein; amino-acid sequence: MSSTRQRGDVAESPEPSEPTEDEVFDVLSSRRRRYALHMLKGRDEAVELGDVAEQVAAWEYGEDVADVSYDERKRVYTALQQSHLPKMDDAGVVSFDKNRGVVEPTPAIDDVRVYMDVVKGREIPWSEYYLGLSAVAATLLGAVALDAWPFAMLPDLAWGVAAVAAFAVSAVVHRYYARQTALGRGPAPAELDNA